Proteins from a single region of Lujinxingia litoralis:
- a CDS encoding CoA-acylating methylmalonate-semialdehyde dehydrogenase: protein MTRWKFPFDARDYEFTPYVQAQNWIGGEWRPARSGAAEDVINPRHGKAMGKVVFSGAADVEDAFAAATAALPAWKAMPIRERAQVLYRVKALMEANLDELSWLLSHENGKTIAQARGSVLKGIECVEMGASLQNMADGGQLDVSRGVNCRVIHEPLGVVAGIVPFNFPTMVPLWMLPQALVAGNTFILKPSEKVPYGAMRLAEIFQEAGLPDGVLNIVHGGKDAVETIIDHEGIKAVAFVGSTPVAKMLYARGAQTGKKVLGLGGAKNHLVVVPDASPQVTSDNIVASYTGCAGQRCMAASVLLAVGEVDHIVEQVAQRSRELVPGKDIGAIISQESRERILRYIDEAEAAGATILVDGRGATVPGSEGYWVGPTIIDGCTPEMACVREEIFGPVLSIIRTSTLDEALAIENASPFGNAACIYTTSGAVAERALSRFEAGMCGVNIGVPVPREPFAFGGWNDSKFGHGDMTGMDGFRFWTRPRKVTVKWELQSDQTWMS, encoded by the coding sequence ATGACCCGTTGGAAGTTTCCCTTTGATGCTCGTGACTACGAGTTCACCCCCTATGTGCAGGCTCAGAACTGGATCGGCGGCGAATGGCGCCCGGCCCGAAGTGGTGCTGCCGAAGATGTGATCAACCCCCGTCATGGAAAAGCGATGGGCAAGGTCGTGTTCTCGGGCGCCGCCGATGTGGAAGATGCCTTTGCGGCAGCCACGGCCGCGCTCCCGGCCTGGAAGGCGATGCCGATACGCGAGCGCGCCCAGGTGCTCTACCGCGTTAAGGCGTTGATGGAGGCCAACCTCGATGAGCTCTCCTGGCTGCTCTCTCACGAGAACGGCAAGACCATCGCCCAGGCCCGCGGCAGCGTGCTCAAGGGCATCGAGTGCGTGGAGATGGGCGCCTCGTTGCAGAACATGGCCGATGGCGGTCAGCTCGATGTGAGTCGCGGCGTCAACTGCCGGGTGATTCATGAGCCCCTGGGCGTGGTCGCGGGCATCGTCCCCTTTAATTTCCCCACCATGGTGCCCTTGTGGATGCTTCCGCAGGCTCTGGTGGCCGGCAATACCTTTATCCTCAAGCCCTCCGAAAAGGTGCCCTACGGGGCGATGCGCCTGGCGGAGATCTTTCAGGAGGCCGGACTCCCCGACGGCGTCCTCAACATCGTGCATGGCGGCAAAGACGCCGTTGAGACGATCATCGATCATGAGGGCATCAAGGCGGTCGCGTTTGTGGGATCGACGCCGGTTGCGAAGATGCTCTACGCCCGGGGGGCCCAGACCGGCAAAAAAGTCCTGGGGCTGGGAGGCGCGAAGAACCACCTGGTCGTGGTGCCCGACGCCTCGCCTCAGGTGACCTCCGACAATATTGTGGCCTCGTATACCGGGTGTGCCGGACAGCGATGCATGGCCGCCTCGGTGCTGCTGGCCGTGGGCGAGGTCGATCACATCGTGGAGCAGGTCGCCCAGCGCTCTCGTGAGCTGGTTCCCGGAAAGGACATCGGGGCGATCATCTCCCAGGAGTCGCGCGAGCGTATTCTGCGCTACATCGATGAGGCCGAGGCCGCCGGTGCAACGATTCTGGTCGACGGGCGAGGGGCCACAGTGCCGGGGTCGGAGGGGTACTGGGTGGGGCCCACGATCATCGACGGCTGTACGCCGGAGATGGCCTGCGTGCGCGAGGAGATCTTTGGGCCGGTGCTCTCCATCATTCGCACTTCGACGCTGGACGAGGCGCTGGCGATCGAAAACGCCAGCCCTTTTGGCAACGCCGCGTGCATTTACACCACCAGCGGCGCGGTGGCTGAGCGCGCGCTCAGCCGATTTGAGGCCGGGATGTGTGGCGTCAACATCGGCGTGCCCGTGCCCCGTGAGCCTTTTGCTTTCGGGGGATGGAACGATAGCAAGTTTGGCCACGGTGACATGACCGGTATGGACGGGTTCCGCTTCTGGACGCGCCCCCGAAAGGTCACCGTGAAGTGGGAGCTGCAAAGCGATCAGACCTGGATGTCCTGA
- the hydA gene encoding dihydropyrimidinase translates to MSNLVIRNGEIVTASQRYVADIYCEHGRIKAIGQELQVPQGTEEYDARGKFVFPGFIDPHTHVRMEFMGTFAADDYESATIAALCGGTTTLIDFCIPNRDESPLSAFKTWQEASQGKACSDFTWHMAITRFDDEVERELREIVSRGVASFKVFLAYGGALGVDDEALLGVMKLARELGVVVTAHCENSEMIDTLQKKLVDEGKLGPEWHEPSRPTFVEAEGTRHFCAMARVTGAHGYIVHLSCEEALKEAVEAQLQGANIWIETLIQHLVLDHRDAERPNFEGAKFVMSPPLRDKRNQAPLWAGFDKGMIATLGSDHAPFNMAQKRMGEENFCLIPNGIPSLEDRVRVFFTEGVQKGRIDLHRFVDAASTQAARIFGLFPQKGTIQIGSDADLVVYDPTVKETLSVDTHHMNVDYNPFEGREVEGRCALVTVRGQIQVRDGEFVGEKGIGEFLKREPTHF, encoded by the coding sequence ATGTCGAACCTTGTGATTCGAAACGGAGAGATCGTCACCGCCAGCCAACGCTATGTGGCGGATATCTATTGTGAACATGGCCGAATTAAAGCGATCGGTCAGGAACTCCAGGTGCCTCAGGGGACCGAGGAATATGACGCCCGGGGCAAGTTTGTGTTCCCGGGCTTTATTGATCCTCATACCCACGTTCGCATGGAGTTTATGGGGACCTTTGCCGCCGATGACTACGAGTCGGCTACGATCGCGGCGCTCTGTGGCGGCACGACCACGCTGATTGATTTCTGCATTCCGAACCGCGATGAGTCGCCGCTCAGCGCGTTTAAGACCTGGCAGGAAGCCTCCCAGGGCAAGGCCTGCTCCGACTTTACCTGGCACATGGCCATTACACGCTTTGATGACGAGGTGGAGCGGGAGCTGCGCGAGATCGTCAGCCGGGGCGTGGCCAGCTTCAAGGTCTTTCTGGCCTACGGTGGCGCGCTGGGGGTGGATGACGAGGCGCTGCTCGGCGTGATGAAGCTCGCCAGGGAACTCGGCGTGGTGGTCACCGCCCACTGCGAGAACTCCGAGATGATCGATACGCTTCAGAAGAAGCTCGTCGACGAGGGCAAGCTCGGTCCGGAGTGGCATGAGCCCAGCCGTCCGACCTTTGTGGAAGCCGAGGGCACGCGTCACTTCTGTGCGATGGCCCGGGTCACCGGGGCACACGGTTACATCGTGCACCTCTCCTGCGAAGAAGCGCTCAAGGAGGCGGTCGAAGCTCAGCTTCAGGGAGCCAATATCTGGATTGAGACCCTGATTCAGCACCTGGTCCTTGATCATCGCGATGCCGAACGTCCGAACTTCGAGGGCGCGAAGTTCGTGATGAGTCCGCCGCTTCGCGATAAGCGCAACCAGGCCCCCCTGTGGGCGGGCTTTGATAAGGGCATGATCGCCACGCTCGGCAGCGATCATGCTCCCTTCAATATGGCGCAGAAGCGCATGGGAGAGGAGAACTTCTGCTTGATTCCCAACGGGATCCCTTCGCTGGAAGATCGTGTGCGGGTCTTCTTTACCGAAGGCGTGCAAAAAGGGCGCATCGATCTGCATCGCTTTGTGGATGCTGCCAGCACGCAGGCCGCCCGGATCTTCGGGCTCTTCCCGCAGAAGGGCACCATTCAGATCGGAAGTGACGCGGATCTGGTGGTCTACGACCCCACGGTCAAAGAGACGCTCAGCGTGGACACCCATCATATGAACGTCGACTACAACCCCTTTGAAGGGCGCGAGGTCGAGGGGCGCTGCGCGCTGGTGACCGTGCGCGGCCAGATTCAGGTGCGCGATGGCGAGTTCGTTGGCGAGAAGGGCATCGGTGAGTTCTTGAAGCGAGAGCCGACCCACTTTTAA
- the preA gene encoding NAD-dependent dihydropyrimidine dehydrogenase subunit PreA, whose translation MADLSCTTAGIKSPNPFWLASAPPTNTGYQVANAFEAGWGGAVWKTLTDGQPIVNTWSRYGALDYNGVKMMGFNNIELITDRPLDVNLREIYEVKKRFPNNAIIVSLMVEATREAWHDIVKKSQDAGADGLELNFGCPHGMSERGMGSAVGQVPEYTRQITEWVQEVASVPVLVKLTPNVADVRYPARAALEGGADGVSLINTINSIIGLDLDTLAPRPTVAGWSSHGGYCGPAVKPIALNMVSQIATDPQTAHLPISGIGGVSNWKDAVEFIALGASSVQVCTAVMHYGFRIIEDLCDGVSNFLDERGMTLDELRGASVERIHEWKELDLNYVINARIDQDKCIGCGLCYTACEDGAHQAIFSERRADGRTYVEVKPDACVGCNLCSLVCPVDGCIEMVEIPNDFERCSWEDVTSGNGTLAPRPVHD comes from the coding sequence ATGGCCGATCTTAGCTGCACGACTGCGGGCATTAAATCGCCCAACCCTTTCTGGTTGGCCTCGGCGCCGCCCACCAACACCGGCTACCAGGTCGCCAACGCCTTTGAGGCCGGGTGGGGTGGGGCGGTCTGGAAGACCCTCACCGACGGTCAGCCCATCGTCAACACCTGGTCCCGTTACGGAGCGCTCGACTACAACGGTGTGAAGATGATGGGCTTCAATAATATTGAACTCATCACCGATCGCCCGCTCGATGTGAACTTGCGCGAGATTTACGAGGTTAAAAAGCGCTTTCCGAACAACGCCATCATCGTCAGCTTGATGGTCGAGGCCACTCGCGAAGCCTGGCACGATATCGTCAAAAAGTCGCAGGATGCCGGCGCCGACGGGCTGGAGCTGAACTTCGGTTGCCCCCACGGGATGAGCGAGCGTGGGATGGGCTCGGCGGTGGGACAGGTGCCGGAGTACACCCGCCAGATCACCGAATGGGTGCAAGAGGTGGCGAGCGTGCCGGTGCTGGTCAAACTGACACCGAACGTCGCCGATGTGCGTTATCCGGCGCGGGCGGCACTGGAAGGCGGGGCTGATGGGGTAAGCCTCATCAACACCATCAACAGCATTATCGGGCTCGACCTCGATACGCTCGCGCCTCGCCCCACGGTGGCGGGATGGTCGTCTCACGGAGGCTACTGCGGTCCGGCGGTTAAACCCATTGCGCTGAACATGGTGTCGCAGATCGCCACCGATCCCCAGACCGCGCACCTGCCAATCAGCGGGATTGGCGGCGTGAGCAACTGGAAGGACGCGGTGGAGTTCATTGCGCTGGGCGCCAGCTCGGTTCAGGTGTGCACGGCGGTGATGCACTATGGCTTCCGCATCATCGAAGATTTGTGCGATGGGGTCTCCAACTTCCTGGACGAGCGAGGCATGACCCTGGATGAGCTGCGTGGAGCCAGCGTTGAACGCATCCATGAGTGGAAAGAACTCGACCTGAACTACGTGATCAACGCGCGCATCGATCAGGATAAATGCATCGGCTGCGGACTCTGCTACACCGCCTGCGAAGACGGAGCTCACCAGGCTATCTTCTCGGAGCGCCGCGCCGATGGCCGTACCTACGTGGAGGTCAAGCCTGACGCCTGCGTGGGGTGCAACCTTTGCAGTCTGGTCTGCCCGGTCGATGGCTGCATTGAGATGGTCGAGATTCCCAACGACTTTGAGCGCTGCAGCTGGGAAGACGTGACGAGCGGAAATGGCACACTGGCGCCGCGCCCGGTGCACGATTGA
- a CDS encoding NAD(P)-dependent oxidoreductase: MADEAGLRISPFADYKPLMDRGAALVEANRCLNCYDAPCTRACPTSIDVPSFIKKIAHDNLRGSARVILEANILGASCARVCPTEELCEGACVLHDLHEEPIQIGRLQRYATDPVVLGQKPLFQSAPPNGRRVACIGAGPASLGCAAELAQLGYEVVAFEKASEPGGLNTYGIADYKMDYATALAEIAWVKELGVNVQCNTEVGKDIPLASLFEDFDAVFMGVGLDGVSAIGIPGEDLEGSQDALDFIAELKTRPKEEVSLKGLSVAVIGGGNTAIDAVTQASRLGAERVYLVYRRTRERMGAYAHEQELARRDGGIFVLEAAPAEILGEYGRVIGLKCQKTRSDAQGGLEPVPGSDFVLEVDRVFRATGQAKHRAFFEQLEGLEVDDRGRVIADEDGRTSVERLWTGGDCVSGGQEVVNAVAEGKRAAQSIHQTLEGAR, from the coding sequence ATGGCGGACGAAGCCGGGCTGAGGATATCGCCCTTTGCTGATTACAAGCCCCTCATGGATCGAGGCGCGGCGCTGGTAGAGGCCAACCGTTGCTTAAACTGCTACGACGCGCCCTGCACCCGGGCCTGCCCTACAAGCATCGACGTTCCGAGCTTTATCAAAAAGATCGCCCACGACAACCTGCGCGGCTCCGCCCGGGTGATTCTGGAGGCTAACATTCTGGGCGCCTCCTGCGCTCGGGTGTGTCCGACTGAGGAGCTCTGCGAGGGGGCATGCGTGCTCCACGACCTGCATGAGGAGCCGATTCAGATCGGGAGACTGCAGCGTTACGCTACCGACCCGGTGGTGCTCGGACAGAAGCCTCTCTTTCAGTCGGCGCCTCCCAACGGGCGTCGGGTGGCCTGCATTGGGGCGGGGCCGGCGAGTCTGGGCTGCGCCGCGGAGCTGGCGCAGCTGGGGTATGAAGTGGTTGCGTTTGAGAAGGCCTCGGAGCCTGGCGGCCTCAACACTTACGGGATCGCCGATTACAAAATGGACTACGCTACGGCGTTGGCTGAGATCGCCTGGGTTAAAGAGCTCGGGGTGAACGTTCAGTGCAACACCGAGGTCGGTAAAGATATCCCGCTGGCGTCGCTTTTTGAGGACTTCGACGCGGTCTTCATGGGGGTTGGGCTCGACGGCGTGTCGGCCATCGGCATCCCCGGCGAAGACCTTGAGGGGAGCCAGGACGCGCTCGACTTTATCGCGGAGCTTAAGACCCGACCCAAAGAGGAGGTCTCACTTAAAGGTCTGAGCGTCGCCGTCATCGGCGGCGGAAATACCGCGATTGATGCCGTGACACAGGCCAGCCGCCTGGGCGCCGAGCGCGTGTACCTGGTCTACCGGCGTACCCGCGAGCGCATGGGGGCCTACGCCCACGAGCAGGAACTCGCCCGGCGAGACGGCGGCATTTTCGTACTGGAGGCGGCGCCCGCCGAGATCCTCGGGGAGTACGGGCGCGTCATCGGCTTGAAATGCCAGAAGACGCGCAGCGACGCGCAGGGCGGCCTGGAACCCGTGCCGGGCAGTGATTTTGTGCTGGAGGTGGATCGCGTGTTTCGGGCCACCGGCCAGGCGAAACATCGGGCGTTTTTCGAGCAGCTCGAAGGTCTGGAAGTCGATGATAGGGGACGCGTGATCGCCGACGAGGATGGCCGCACCAGCGTCGAACGCCTCTGGACCGGAGGCGATTGCGTGAGCGGAGGACAGGAAGTGGTGAACGCGGTGGCTGAAGGCAAGCGCGCCGCCCAGAGCATCCATCAAACTCTTGAAGGAGCCCGGTAA
- a CDS encoding NADH:flavin oxidoreductase: MSKSSVDALFAPLTFRGGRQANNRLWLAPLTNQSSHEDGSLSNDELRFLTARAAGGFSVIESCATHVSLEGQGWPGEFGIFEDRLIDDWRRVAEAIHAHDALLIPQIFHAGERANAQVSGRQAWSASGDEENNVRPATLLDIQNVIEAFARATRRALAAGADGVELHGAHGYLLCQFLSPTRNHRNDRYGGTLENRARLIREVMRACRAEVPADFIVGVRLSPEDFGATVGIDIDDAIQTATWLTEDGADFIHISLWDVFQTSKKYPDTHPLTLFRAALPQDVPLITAGHIWTVDDALQTLARGADAVALGRSAIANPDWPRQAHRPQNSPRRPPLSPEELAERGLGPAFIDYMRRWQGFVR, encoded by the coding sequence ATGTCGAAGTCTTCCGTCGATGCCCTCTTCGCCCCGCTGACCTTTCGCGGCGGACGCCAGGCCAACAATCGTCTATGGCTTGCCCCACTGACCAACCAGTCGAGCCACGAGGATGGCTCTCTTTCGAACGATGAGCTGCGCTTTCTTACAGCTCGCGCCGCAGGGGGCTTCTCGGTGATCGAGTCCTGCGCGACGCATGTCTCCCTGGAGGGCCAGGGCTGGCCGGGTGAGTTTGGCATCTTCGAGGATCGCCTCATCGACGACTGGCGTCGGGTGGCCGAGGCGATTCATGCGCATGACGCGTTGCTCATCCCGCAGATCTTTCACGCTGGTGAGCGCGCCAACGCGCAGGTCTCCGGCAGGCAGGCATGGTCGGCGAGCGGTGACGAGGAAAATAACGTCCGCCCGGCCACGCTTCTCGATATCCAGAACGTTATCGAAGCCTTCGCCCGGGCCACTCGCCGCGCCCTGGCAGCCGGAGCCGATGGTGTGGAGTTGCACGGGGCGCACGGCTATCTGCTCTGCCAGTTTTTGAGCCCGACTCGAAATCACCGCAACGACCGCTACGGCGGCACACTTGAGAATCGCGCGCGGCTGATTCGCGAGGTCATGCGCGCCTGTCGAGCCGAAGTTCCCGCGGACTTCATCGTCGGGGTGCGCCTCTCACCGGAAGACTTCGGGGCGACGGTCGGCATCGACATCGACGACGCGATTCAGACCGCGACATGGCTTACAGAAGACGGCGCTGACTTTATCCACATCTCCCTCTGGGACGTCTTCCAAACATCCAAGAAGTATCCCGACACCCACCCGCTCACGCTCTTTCGGGCCGCACTTCCTCAGGATGTTCCACTGATCACGGCCGGCCACATCTGGACGGTAGACGATGCCCTGCAGACCCTGGCGCGAGGGGCAGATGCCGTAGCCCTCGGGCGCTCGGCGATCGCGAATCCGGACTGGCCCCGTCAGGCGCACCGGCCCCAGAACTCGCCACGCCGCCCTCCTCTGAGCCCCGAAGAGTTGGCCGAGCGCGGACTCGGCCCGGCCTTTATCGACTACATGCGACGCTGGCAAGGATTCGTGCGCTGA
- a CDS encoding outer membrane beta-barrel protein, which translates to MKTRMTLAFLTLAMTTLTLAAPATAQTTPFGTELSEPARLKSAFRAGRWNAGIDSSFARTSATNELPSGQEASDSTLFLRLDASVGVMVVKRLEVGANIGLLARRLNRDEAAAATETALTVQPMARYHMPMTDRFSTHVQLSLGPYFGGSSREVTVLEGTSAREVEERTSTLGFMLSTGLGVGYRVSEGLQIRFGVDMTWLWGRESIATLDESLSVKTTHLGTSAGLRYFF; encoded by the coding sequence ATGAAGACCAGAATGACACTCGCTTTTCTTACGCTCGCCATGACGACGCTGACTCTGGCCGCACCGGCCACGGCGCAGACCACGCCATTTGGCACCGAACTCTCGGAGCCCGCGCGCCTGAAATCGGCGTTTCGCGCCGGTCGCTGGAATGCGGGCATCGATTCGAGCTTCGCCCGCACCAGTGCCACCAATGAGCTTCCCAGCGGCCAGGAAGCAAGCGACTCCACCCTCTTTTTAAGGCTCGACGCAAGCGTCGGTGTCATGGTCGTCAAGCGCCTGGAGGTCGGCGCAAACATCGGCCTCCTGGCCAGACGCCTCAACCGTGACGAGGCCGCAGCCGCCACGGAGACGGCTCTCACGGTTCAACCCATGGCGCGTTACCACATGCCGATGACCGATCGCTTTTCCACCCACGTTCAACTCTCGCTCGGCCCCTACTTCGGTGGAAGCTCCCGCGAGGTCACCGTGCTCGAAGGCACCTCCGCTCGTGAGGTCGAGGAGCGCACCAGCACCCTGGGGTTCATGCTCTCCACCGGACTGGGGGTGGGCTACCGCGTCTCCGAAGGTCTGCAGATCCGTTTTGGTGTGGACATGACCTGGCTCTGGGGACGAGAGAGCATCGCCACGCTCGATGAGTCACTGAGTGTGAAAACCACCCATCTGGGCACCAGCGCCGGACTTCGCTACTTCTTCTGA